Proteins found in one Cetobacterium somerae genomic segment:
- a CDS encoding YgeY family selenium metabolism-linked hydrolase translates to MLTKKREEFVIKFLQEMIQQPSNSGKESGVVEVIRKNLLDMGYDSVHIDKFGNVIGCIKGNKPGKKILFDGHIDTVPVQGREKWKYDPYGGTISDGKLYGRGTSDMKGQTAAFMVASAYFAEDCKKDFAGEIYVAGVVHEEIFEGIAAREISKYVKPDYVVIGESSELNLKIGQRGRGEIVLETFGKPAHSANPDKGINAVYKMSKIIEEIRKIVPPETELGKGILELTDIKSSPYPGASVVPDYCRATYDRRLLVGETKEEVLAPIEAVLNKLMKEDSELKAKVSFAIGKETCYTGEIIEGERFFPGWLYSEDDEFVQKAYRGLKDVGIEPEITQYSFCTNGSHYAGEAKIKTIGFGPSKENLAHTIDEYIELDQLFKGIKGYYGILKSIYDK, encoded by the coding sequence ATACTAACAAAAAAAAGGGAAGAGTTTGTAATAAAATTTCTTCAAGAAATGATTCAACAACCATCTAATTCAGGAAAAGAGTCAGGAGTTGTAGAGGTTATAAGGAAAAATTTGTTAGATATGGGATATGATTCAGTACATATTGATAAATTTGGAAATGTTATTGGATGTATAAAAGGAAATAAACCAGGAAAAAAGATTTTGTTTGATGGACACATTGATACTGTTCCAGTTCAAGGAAGAGAAAAATGGAAGTATGATCCATATGGTGGAACAATCTCTGATGGAAAGCTTTATGGAAGAGGAACTTCAGATATGAAGGGACAAACAGCTGCTTTTATGGTTGCAAGTGCTTATTTTGCAGAGGATTGTAAAAAAGATTTTGCAGGAGAAATTTATGTAGCTGGAGTTGTACATGAAGAAATTTTCGAAGGAATTGCAGCTAGAGAAATATCAAAATATGTAAAACCTGATTATGTAGTTATTGGTGAATCATCGGAATTGAATCTAAAAATTGGCCAAAGAGGACGAGGAGAAATAGTATTAGAGACATTTGGAAAACCTGCTCATTCAGCAAATCCAGATAAAGGAATTAATGCGGTATATAAAATGAGTAAAATAATTGAAGAGATTAGAAAAATAGTTCCTCCAGAAACGGAATTAGGAAAAGGGATTTTAGAATTAACAGATATAAAATCTTCACCATATCCTGGAGCTTCTGTAGTTCCTGATTATTGTAGAGCAACTTATGATAGAAGATTACTAGTAGGGGAGACTAAGGAGGAAGTTCTAGCTCCAATAGAGGCTGTTTTAAATAAATTAATGAAAGAAGATTCTGAGTTAAAAGCTAAAGTTTCCTTTGCAATAGGAAAAGAAACTTGTTATACAGGAGAGATAATAGAAGGAGAAAGATTTTTTCCAGGTTGGCTATATAGTGAAGATGATGAATTTGTACAAAAAGCATATAGAGGATTAAAAGATGTCGGAATTGAGCCTGAAATTACACAATATTCGTTTTGTACAAATGGATCTCACTATGCAGGAGAAGCAAAAATAAAAACAATAGGATTTGGGCCATCTAAAGAAAATTTAGCTCATACAATCGATGAGTATATAGAATTAGATCAATTATTTAAAGGTATAAAAGGGTACTATGGAATTTTAAAGTCAATTTATGATAAATAA